One Thermoanaerobacterales bacterium genomic window, CGCCCGCCGGGGGAGGGGAACAGGCCGGTGACTCGGCGCCGCCGGGTCCGGTATAAAGGAGGACCTCGATCTATGCCCAGCGCGGAAGCAAACCTGATCGCTCCGGCCTTCGTCGCCTACCTGACCGGCGCCGCGGCGGCCCTTATCTATCTCTGGACCAGGCATGGCCTTTTGGCCCGGGCCATCCCGGTCCTGACGGGGCTGGGGCTGGCCCTGCATACGGCCGCCCTTGGCGTACGGTGGGCGGCCGCCGGGCACTGGCCGTTCACCAGCCTTTACGAGTTCCTGACCCTGTTCGCCTGGGGGCTGGGCGGCGCCACCCTGCTCACCGTCTGGCGCTGGCGAATGACAGTGACGGCCGCTTTTACCCTGCCGCTGGCCGTGGGCCTCCTGGGCGTGGCGTCCCTGCTACCGTCCGAGGTGCGGTCCCTGGCTCCCGCTCTGCAGAGCGTCTGGCTGCAACTGCACGTGGCC contains:
- the ccsB gene encoding c-type cytochrome biogenesis protein CcsB, which produces MPSAEANLIAPAFVAYLTGAAAALIYLWTRHGLLARAIPVLTGLGLALHTAALGVRWAAAGHWPFTSLYEFLTLFAWGLGGATLLTVWRWRMTVTAAFTLPLAVGLLGVASLLPSEVRSLAPALQSVWLQLHVAAAILAYAAFTISFALAVLYLLSERRADSRLPGLPPAEVLDRYTHSSVAFGFAFQTLLLITGAVWAEEVWGAWWSWDPKETWALVTWLIYALYLHARTARGWKGRRAAWLAVAGFAAVLFTLLGVSLLIPGLHSY